In Erigeron canadensis isolate Cc75 chromosome 7, C_canadensis_v1, whole genome shotgun sequence, one DNA window encodes the following:
- the LOC122609530 gene encoding uncharacterized protein LOC122609530, whose protein sequence is MPSDSSSSDEMDRYVNLFAMAYHAIDQEIRDTASSSRKYTNRDDRMESHDRLVRDYFASEPKFDEGFFRQRFRMSRRLFLKIATDLESNFEYFQRKFDARGKLGFSAYQRCTSAIRQLAYGSNPDNLDDYLNMSERSSRDTLNAFCDGVELPNVNLKNGSNSMTNGLGLGLGKG, encoded by the exons ATGCCATCGGACTCGAGTTCTTCCGATGAGATGGACCGTTATGTTAACCTCTTTGCAATGGCATATCACGCGATTGATCAAGAAATCCGCGATACTGCCTCCTCTTCAAGGAAATATACAAATAGAGATGATCGTATGGAATCCCACGACCGTCTTGTTCGAGACTATTTTGCCTCCGAGCCAAAATTTGATGAAGGTTTTTTTAGACAACGGTTTCGGATGAGTCGGCggttgtttttgaagattgcCACAGATTTGGAAAGCAACTTTGAATattttcaaaggaagttcgaCGCTCGTGGGAAGCTTGGGTTCTCGGCTTATCAGAGATGCACATCCGCTATTCGCCAGTTAGCATACGGTTCTAATCCCGACAACTTAGATGATTACTTAAATATGTCGGAGAGATCATCACGCGACACCCTTAATGCTTTTTGTGATGGA gttgaactacctaatgttaatCTTAAGAAtggaagtaactcaatgacaaatgggttgggtttgggtttaggAAAAGGGTAG